One Bos taurus isolate L1 Dominette 01449 registration number 42190680 breed Hereford chromosome 3, ARS-UCD2.0, whole genome shotgun sequence DNA window includes the following coding sequences:
- the LOC616319 gene encoding uncharacterized protein LOC616319: MCDAGGYQALRGRSAGQLNGRPWAAALEESSYEYGSTKYLLLCGLGGMLSCGLTHTAIVPLDLVKCRMQVDPSKYKGILSGFGVTLRDDGLRGLARGWAPTFLGYSMQGLFKFGLYEVFKIRYAELLGQEKAYEWRTGLYLAASASAEFFADVALAPMEAVKVRMQTQQGYARTLRAAAPKMYGEEGLWAFYKGVAPLWMRQIPYTMMKFACFERTVEALYKYVVPKPQSHCTKSEQLAVTFVAGYIAGVFCAVVSHPADSVVSVLNKEKGSTAFDVLQRLGFKGVWKGLFARIIMIGTLTALQWFIYDSVKVYFKLPRPPVPQAPKSRK, encoded by the coding sequence ATGTGTGATGCTGGCGGTTACCAAGCCCTGCGGGGGAGAAGCGCGGGCCAACTCAATGGCAGGCCCTGGGCAGCAGCCTTGGAGGAGTCCAGCTACGAGTACGGTTCCACGAAGTACCTACTGCTGTGTGGCCTGGGCGGGATGCTGAGCTGCGGACTGACGCACACGGCCATCGTGCCTCTGGACCTGGTCAAGTGTCGCATGCAGGTGGACCCCAGCAAGTACAAGGGCATCCTGAGCGGCTTTGGCGTGACACTGCGGGACGACGGGCTGCGTGGCCTGGCCCGAGGCTGGGCCCCGACCTTTCTAGGCTACTCCATGCAGGGCCTCTTCAAGTTTGGCCTCTACGAGGTCTTCAAAATCCGGTACGCGGAGCTCCTGGGCCAGGAGAAGGCCTACGAATGGAGAACCGGGCTGTACCTGGCCGCCTCAGCCAGCGCTGAGTTCTTCGCCGACGTGGCCCTGGCCCCGATGGAAGCGGTGAAGGTTCGCATGCAGACGCAGCAGGGCTATGCCCGCACGCTCCGGGCCGCGGCCCCCAAGATGTACGGCGAGGAGGGCCTGTGGGCCTTCTACAAAGGCGTGGCGCCGCTCTGGATGCGCCAGATCCCCTATACCATGATGAAGTTCGCCTGCTTCGAGCGCACGGTCGAGGCGCTTTACAAGTACGTGGTGCCCAAGCCGCAGAGCCATTGCACCAAGAGTGAGCAGCTGGCCGTGACCTTTGTGGCCGGCTACATTGCTGGCGTCTTCTGCGCCGTGGTGTCCCACCCTGCGGATTCCGTCGTGTCCGTTTTGAACAAGGAGAAAGGCAGCACGGCCTTTGACGTTCTCCAGAGACTGGGGTTCAAGGGCGTGTGGAAAGGCCTGTTCGCCCGGATCATCATGATTGGCACCCTGACTGCCCTGCAGTGGTTCATCTACGACTCGGTCAAGGTCTATTTCAAGTTGCCTCGCCCTCCAGTCCCTCAAGCGCCCAAATCCCGAAAGTAG